TCAACGTGTATCGCCACGTTGCGGCCACCGGCTCATACTGTAAAGCGACGTTGTGCGTTCGGAACCCTCATTGGGACGACTCATGGTTGAGAAAGTTAAACGTATCAAAAAGAGGCGCTTGCGTGGTCGGCGACGTATATTTGGTCGTATTGCCCAATTTTGCCAGGCGAACGTTCGGTCGACAGTTGATACGGTTTGATCACCACTAACAAGTGTTCAAGGAGGAATACGATGAAAACCGCATTATCGAGTTTGTTGATGGCGCTCGTGCTAGCACTGACGCCGTTGAGTTTGGCCGATGAGGTCAACATCAACACGGCAACGGCCGAAGAGCTCGCGGCGCAGCTTAAAGGGATTGGATTAAACAAGGCCCGCGCAATTGTGGCCTATCGCGAG
This Pseudomonadota bacterium DNA region includes the following protein-coding sequences:
- a CDS encoding helix-hairpin-helix domain-containing protein encodes the protein MKTALSSLLMALVLALTPLSLADEVNINTATAEELAAQLKGIGLNKARAIVAYREQFGRFQSPDDLSDVKGIGLRTVDANRDSIAERVTPQLAIQS